The Streptomyces sp. NBC_01244 genome contains a region encoding:
- a CDS encoding DUF6112 family protein — MPLIDHLVYLAYDPGVAPKEGGLPGLSVLKNVVNSINLYAIVAVVGALSVSLAVWAWGHFTGGHNSEANGKKGALVSAGAALGLGAANGAVAFFSTLGTQVK; from the coding sequence ATGCCCCTGATCGATCACCTCGTCTACCTCGCCTATGACCCGGGCGTCGCCCCCAAGGAAGGCGGCCTGCCGGGCCTGTCGGTCCTCAAGAATGTCGTCAATTCCATCAACCTCTACGCAATCGTCGCCGTCGTCGGCGCTCTCTCGGTCAGCCTCGCCGTCTGGGCCTGGGGCCACTTCACCGGCGGCCACAACAGCGAGGCCAACGGGAAGAAGGGCGCGCTGGTCAGCGCGGGCGCGGCCCTCGGTCTCGGGGCCGCTAACGGCGCCGTCGCCTTCTTCTCCACGCTCGGCACCCAGGTCAAGTAG
- a CDS encoding DNA-methyltransferase, whose translation MPFSLHQGDALSVLATLPDACVDSVITDPPYNSGGRTAKERTSRTARQKYTSNDAKHALPDFTGENMDQRSYSFWLTQIMTEAHRLTKPGGTALLFTDWRQLPTTTDALQAAGWLWRGVLGWHKPQARPQKGRFTQNLEFVIWGSKGALDGSQNEVYLPGFFSASQPSGKERQHITQKPVSVMRELVKICPEKGTVLDFCAGSGSTGVAALLEGRSFIGVEKTAEYSRIAADRLTETLNQTLTREDFILAA comes from the coding sequence TTGCCCTTTTCCCTTCACCAGGGCGATGCGCTCAGCGTGCTCGCCACCCTGCCCGACGCCTGCGTCGACTCCGTCATCACCGACCCGCCGTACAACAGCGGCGGCCGGACGGCGAAGGAGAGGACCTCCCGTACGGCGCGGCAGAAGTACACCTCCAACGACGCCAAGCACGCTCTGCCGGACTTCACCGGCGAGAACATGGACCAGAGGTCCTATTCGTTCTGGCTGACGCAGATCATGACCGAGGCCCACCGCCTGACGAAGCCGGGCGGCACCGCGCTCCTGTTCACCGACTGGCGGCAGCTGCCGACCACGACCGACGCCCTGCAGGCCGCCGGCTGGCTGTGGCGCGGCGTCCTGGGCTGGCACAAGCCGCAGGCCAGGCCCCAGAAGGGCCGTTTCACCCAGAACCTGGAATTCGTCATCTGGGGAAGCAAGGGCGCCCTGGACGGCTCCCAGAACGAGGTCTATTTGCCCGGCTTCTTCAGTGCCTCGCAGCCCTCGGGCAAGGAGCGTCAGCACATCACGCAGAAGCCGGTCTCCGTCATGCGCGAGCTCGTGAAGATCTGCCCCGAGAAGGGCACTGTCCTCGACTTCTGCGCCGGCAGCGGTTCCACCGGAGTCGCCGCTCTGCTGGAGGGCCGCAGCTTTATCGGCGTGGAGAAGACCGCCGAGTACAGCCGGATCGCGGCCGACCGGCTTACCGAAACCCTCAACCAGACCCTCACCCGCGAGGACTTCATCCTCGCCGCATGA
- a CDS encoding SCO6880 family protein, with protein sequence MTVKFPIRSRRGILLGLTLPQLVLVSITLALLLATVVTSGLLGALTLTPLWAAIATLTFVRRQGRSLIDWAPIIVRYAQRRRTGQTMWLARAVSRPRVDGLLHLPGTTASLRVVTPDGSQAAAVHDPQQQTLTAVARVTSRAFALLDPGTQNANVANWGRALASIARTGHVATIQVLERTVPDSGDGLARHWAQHGNAQTPVAGQVYSELLASAGPTAAPHEAYIAISLDLKAAKRLISQAGGGLAGAFTVMATTTSSVAQAARSSGLTVTGWLTAREISAVIRTAYDPKAMSALQQWSPNGRAEADPAAAGPVVQIEESDRLATDSARHATYWVEAWPRTETGAGFLHGLLFSAGVRRSFSLIYAPQALTAALRDVQRRKATIIADVAERRRKGMVDSEEDNVEYTDVKDRERQLIAGHADVALTGLITVSAETDALLDAACAQIETAAVTAQVDLRRLLFQQPDAFALAALPLARAAL encoded by the coding sequence ATGACGGTGAAGTTCCCCATCCGCTCCCGTCGCGGCATCCTCCTCGGCCTCACCCTCCCCCAGCTCGTCCTCGTCTCGATCACCCTCGCGCTGCTCCTCGCGACCGTCGTGACTTCCGGCCTGCTCGGCGCCCTCACCCTGACCCCGCTCTGGGCGGCCATCGCCACCCTCACCTTCGTACGCCGCCAAGGCCGGTCCCTGATCGACTGGGCGCCGATCATCGTCCGCTACGCACAGCGCCGCCGCACCGGACAGACCATGTGGCTGGCCCGCGCAGTCTCCCGGCCCCGCGTGGACGGACTGCTCCACCTCCCCGGCACCACCGCCTCGCTGCGCGTCGTCACACCGGACGGCTCCCAGGCCGCCGCCGTCCACGACCCCCAGCAGCAGACCCTGACCGCGGTCGCCCGCGTCACCTCCCGGGCGTTCGCGCTGCTCGACCCGGGCACCCAGAACGCGAACGTCGCCAACTGGGGCCGGGCACTGGCGAGCATCGCCCGCACCGGGCACGTCGCGACCATCCAGGTCCTGGAGCGCACGGTGCCCGACTCCGGAGACGGGCTGGCCCGTCACTGGGCCCAGCACGGCAACGCCCAGACCCCCGTCGCCGGCCAGGTGTACTCGGAGCTGCTGGCCTCCGCCGGACCGACCGCCGCCCCGCACGAGGCGTACATCGCGATCTCCCTGGACCTCAAGGCCGCCAAGCGCCTCATCTCCCAGGCCGGCGGCGGACTCGCCGGAGCCTTCACCGTCATGGCCACGACCACCAGCTCCGTAGCCCAGGCCGCCCGCTCCTCCGGCCTGACCGTCACCGGCTGGCTGACCGCCCGCGAGATCTCCGCCGTCATCCGCACCGCGTACGACCCGAAGGCCATGTCCGCCCTGCAGCAGTGGTCTCCCAACGGCCGTGCCGAGGCCGACCCGGCCGCCGCCGGACCCGTGGTCCAGATCGAGGAGAGCGACCGGCTCGCCACCGACTCCGCACGCCACGCCACCTACTGGGTCGAGGCCTGGCCGCGGACCGAGACGGGCGCCGGCTTCCTCCACGGCCTCCTCTTCAGCGCCGGCGTCCGGCGCAGCTTCTCCCTCATATACGCACCGCAGGCCCTGACGGCCGCCCTGCGCGATGTCCAGCGCCGCAAGGCGACGATCATCGCCGACGTCGCCGAGCGCCGGCGCAAGGGCATGGTCGACAGCGAAGAGGACAACGTCGAGTACACGGACGTCAAGGACCGCGAGCGCCAGCTGATCGCCGGCCACGCCGACGTCGCCCTCACCGGCCTGATCACCGTCAGCGCCGAGACCGACGCCCTCCTCGACGCGGCCTGCGCACAGATCGAAACCGCCGCCGTCACCGCCCAAGTCGACCTGCGCCGACTCCTGTTCCAGCAGCCCGACGCCTTCGCCCTCGCCGCACTGCCCCTGGCCCGCGCCGCCCTCTAG
- a CDS encoding DUF6238 family protein — protein sequence MTPPTPLPDSHPYLRAATAGIRHHTRGTTTSTPAPAVRAHLDTVHAHLTALHQLLDKLADTTRTTWPTAGRHLAGAHTRLWQAAAEVHDAFHTLPATTAAAPGAAEDCDPNRLPEGPPVLTICQRHLTAGHAIRRKTTPADLRGHVTHCGR from the coding sequence GTGACACCCCCCACCCCGCTCCCCGACTCACACCCCTACCTGCGCGCCGCCACCGCCGGTATCCGCCACCACACCCGCGGCACCACCACCAGCACCCCAGCCCCCGCCGTCCGGGCACACCTCGACACCGTGCACGCCCACCTCACAGCGCTCCACCAGCTCCTCGACAAGCTCGCCGACACCACCCGCACCACCTGGCCGACCGCCGGCCGTCACCTCGCCGGCGCCCACACCCGCCTGTGGCAGGCCGCAGCCGAAGTCCACGACGCCTTCCACACCCTCCCGGCAACAACCGCCGCGGCCCCCGGCGCGGCCGAGGACTGCGATCCAAACCGGCTTCCCGAGGGACCGCCCGTGCTGACCATCTGCCAGCGCCACCTCACCGCCGGCCACGCCATCCGGCGCAAGACCACCCCCGCCGACCTGCGCGGCCACGTCACCCACTGCGGGCGATGA
- a CDS encoding winged helix-turn-helix transcriptional regulator, translating to MATPGLPRPIAKDLSRVTEALDMLSPRWSVWILMTLGEQPLRYTDIKTRLPMLFDAQLSGRLTTLTADGLVDRHEESARHVTYQLSGRGRSLGTVIAALATYGDTHLDKIKKPNRITGELEPERIPAAQHAEDTLKLITPKYATSLLWALRSQPSASGRELADVVLDHAATTAPIYQPLRQLVEDGLVDRLGHSSYRLSRQGEALTNTFQALSTWAAGRAKATPHPLWVPASAPSRPAMWAANSSPSQRPASTVATPESTAQRPTGLFSHGIPDRPRSGSSMGGRVR from the coding sequence GTGGCTACCCCCGGCCTGCCCCGCCCCATCGCGAAAGACCTGTCCCGCGTCACCGAGGCTCTCGACATGCTCAGCCCCCGCTGGAGCGTGTGGATCCTGATGACCCTCGGGGAACAGCCCCTGCGCTACACCGACATCAAGACGCGGCTGCCGATGCTCTTCGACGCCCAGCTCTCCGGCCGGCTGACCACGCTCACCGCTGACGGGCTCGTCGACCGGCACGAGGAGTCGGCCCGACACGTCACCTACCAGCTTTCCGGACGCGGACGCAGTCTGGGAACGGTCATCGCCGCCCTCGCAACCTACGGGGACACCCACCTCGACAAGATCAAGAAGCCCAACCGGATCACAGGTGAACTGGAGCCCGAGCGGATACCCGCGGCCCAGCACGCCGAGGACACGCTCAAGCTGATCACGCCGAAGTACGCCACCTCTCTGTTGTGGGCCCTGCGCTCCCAGCCGAGCGCTTCGGGCCGAGAGCTCGCCGACGTCGTCCTCGACCACGCAGCCACGACAGCTCCGATCTACCAGCCGCTGCGCCAGCTCGTCGAGGATGGCCTCGTCGACCGGCTCGGCCACAGCAGCTACCGGCTCTCCCGCCAGGGCGAAGCCCTCACCAACACCTTCCAGGCCCTGTCCACCTGGGCCGCCGGCCGCGCCAAGGCCACCCCGCACCCGCTGTGGGTACCCGCCTCCGCTCCCAGCCGTCCGGCCATGTGGGCCGCGAACAGCTCGCCCTCCCAGCGGCCCGCATCGACGGTGGCCACGCCGGAGAGCACGGCGCAGCGGCCCACCGGCCTGTTCTCCCACGGGATCCCCGACCGGCCCCGATCCGGGTCCTCCATGGGAGGCCGCGTCCGATGA
- a CDS encoding MFS transporter — MTRHRAAGGRHARLPDHGIFRRIYLPRTMDAAAFNLGTYGIPLLVLATTSSAMLTGLAFVLEWIPRIGAFVGAGAAVDRHGAARVFRTATTIRTLVVTTAVLALTFIDDKLITTVSVMALAAVIGVLTEYSYVAAETAGGAASREPGRVEHRVQSVLLSIDQSATLAGPAAGAFLLQYAGQQTLLVTIGALSLLAAVTSPRDRRTQPNPETTTVRQGLRMGWSTLRALPALGWLIAGLTVSNFATGLLQAAAPVIVVQNFGLSTASVGLIWSAAATAALLATTLSRFAIDRFGLWPVGTAGALIASLGGIAVSQADAYMPFLVLVAILMAGEGSMTVVLRTLRSRLIPRDVFGATLSITILIMLLPFPIAGVLVAITPPSALGHVMTACAVLQAIGLATAFWRLRRDPALHDTSRPALEPATA, encoded by the coding sequence ATGACCCGTCACAGAGCCGCTGGTGGCCGCCACGCCCGCCTCCCCGACCACGGCATCTTCCGCCGCATCTACCTGCCGCGGACCATGGATGCCGCCGCGTTCAACCTGGGCACCTACGGGATCCCGCTGCTCGTCCTGGCCACCACGTCCTCGGCCATGCTGACCGGCCTCGCCTTCGTCCTGGAATGGATTCCCCGGATCGGAGCATTCGTCGGTGCAGGCGCAGCCGTCGACCGCCACGGCGCGGCTCGAGTCTTCCGTACGGCGACGACCATCCGGACTCTCGTCGTCACCACGGCGGTCCTGGCCCTGACCTTCATCGACGACAAGCTCATCACCACCGTCTCGGTGATGGCCCTCGCCGCCGTCATCGGCGTCCTCACCGAATATTCCTACGTCGCCGCGGAGACCGCCGGCGGCGCCGCCAGCCGGGAACCAGGCCGAGTCGAGCACCGCGTGCAGTCCGTACTGCTCAGCATCGACCAGTCCGCCACCCTCGCCGGACCCGCCGCCGGCGCCTTCCTCCTCCAGTACGCCGGCCAGCAGACCCTGCTCGTCACCATCGGCGCGCTCTCACTCCTGGCCGCCGTCACCTCTCCCCGGGACCGCCGGACCCAGCCCAACCCCGAGACCACAACCGTCCGCCAGGGCCTGCGCATGGGCTGGTCGACCCTCAGGGCACTCCCTGCCCTCGGATGGTTGATCGCAGGCCTGACCGTCAGCAACTTCGCCACCGGCCTCCTCCAGGCCGCGGCCCCCGTGATCGTCGTACAGAACTTCGGCCTCAGCACCGCGTCCGTCGGCCTCATCTGGTCCGCCGCCGCGACGGCCGCCCTCCTCGCAACGACCCTGTCCCGATTCGCCATCGACCGCTTCGGGCTCTGGCCCGTCGGCACAGCGGGAGCCCTGATCGCCTCTCTCGGCGGCATCGCCGTCTCCCAGGCCGACGCCTACATGCCCTTCCTGGTCCTCGTCGCCATCCTGATGGCCGGCGAAGGCTCCATGACCGTGGTCCTGCGCACCCTGCGCTCCCGCCTCATCCCGCGCGACGTCTTCGGCGCCACCCTCAGCATCACCATCCTGATCATGCTGCTGCCCTTCCCGATCGCCGGCGTACTCGTCGCCATCACCCCGCCTTCGGCACTCGGCCACGTCATGACCGCCTGCGCCGTGCTCCAAGCCATCGGCCTGGCCACCGCGTTCTGGCGCCTGCGCCGCGATCCCGCCCTGCACGACACGAGCAGACCGGCCCTCGAACCGGCAACCGCCTGA
- a CDS encoding winged helix-turn-helix transcriptional regulator, whose protein sequence is MTQPRHETESLVRAATLLSYQWTTRIITELDDNGPVARCRGSLPATFPDIPVDVLKTAVAGLRRRGLLRRETLSTGERQLRLTQAGAGLADVYDQLGRWARQHDYPGGQSDFVNRVEATLGLLRDPNTVTVLLNPHAPYEASRVARAVDAGLVRQGARVPWILTDTGRELRGPLAELQAWATANTALVQRVRHTRPAPPVAKVQAAIPGVAKGAALPGAAPRRSA, encoded by the coding sequence ATGACGCAGCCCAGGCACGAGACCGAATCCCTCGTGCGCGCGGCGACGCTTCTCAGCTACCAGTGGACCACGAGGATCATCACCGAACTCGACGACAACGGGCCCGTCGCCCGATGTCGAGGCAGCCTGCCGGCCACGTTCCCGGATATCCCGGTCGACGTCTTGAAGACGGCCGTGGCCGGACTGCGCCGCCGTGGGCTCCTCCGCCGCGAGACCCTCAGCACCGGCGAGCGCCAGCTCAGGCTCACGCAGGCGGGCGCTGGCCTTGCGGACGTGTACGACCAGCTCGGCCGATGGGCCCGCCAACACGACTATCCCGGCGGTCAAAGCGACTTCGTCAACCGAGTCGAAGCCACCCTCGGCCTGCTGCGCGACCCCAACACCGTCACCGTGCTGCTCAACCCCCATGCACCGTACGAAGCCAGCCGGGTCGCCCGAGCTGTCGACGCGGGCTTGGTCCGCCAAGGCGCACGCGTCCCGTGGATCTTGACCGACACCGGACGCGAACTGCGAGGACCGCTGGCCGAACTGCAGGCCTGGGCCACCGCGAACACCGCACTCGTCCAGCGCGTGCGGCACACACGGCCTGCCCCGCCTGTGGCCAAGGTGCAGGCGGCTATCCCCGGCGTAGCGAAGGGAGCCGCCCTGCCCGGAGCGGCCCCCCGGCGCTCCGCCTAG
- a CDS encoding SCO6881 family protein — MGFCDLPMANKLCSAADLIDFANDPGKAITEGIGNWIAKSVGELAMASADLAVDGITATTKIDLNATWFRDNYETLLPIGLVMLVATMCAQLVRAAIKRDGQALTQAFTGTFVGVLFSFSAIALTTVAIEVVDALSDGLFAAAGTSMEEAVRRSIKASVIGGVAGLGWMVPAFVGIGTAVGAFMFWCVMLMRKVGILVMVTLAVFAGAGGGWEVARRWRRGWIEATATLVVSKLLMTVIFILGISALGDTEGKDGTQALADVMAGIVIMCLVLLAPYATFRFVHWAAEGTDGESIHRAGGAGAQVARQHTEQAARKVATMAATGGAGGAAAGSAAPQGPDSLASGRFPGDVASQSSGDGGQKQGSQEGGSMSPAMGTLTKAVQPPPTSPQQDSSGQPSGPSGQPGGGSPASPDSGGSQWSSRGAGSPPPQGASPSADAGQATGPAAPTPPPAGN, encoded by the coding sequence ATGGGGTTCTGTGACCTGCCCATGGCGAACAAGTTGTGCTCCGCTGCCGACCTGATCGACTTCGCCAACGACCCCGGCAAGGCGATCACCGAAGGCATCGGGAACTGGATCGCGAAATCGGTCGGGGAACTGGCGATGGCCTCAGCCGACCTCGCCGTCGACGGCATCACCGCCACCACCAAGATCGACCTCAACGCGACGTGGTTCAGGGACAATTACGAAACGTTGCTGCCCATCGGTCTGGTCATGCTCGTGGCGACCATGTGCGCTCAGCTGGTGCGTGCCGCGATCAAGCGCGACGGCCAAGCCCTGACCCAGGCGTTCACCGGCACCTTCGTGGGCGTGCTCTTCTCGTTCAGCGCCATCGCCCTGACCACGGTCGCGATCGAAGTCGTCGACGCCCTCTCGGACGGGCTCTTCGCGGCGGCCGGTACCTCCATGGAGGAGGCCGTCCGGCGCAGCATCAAGGCCTCCGTCATCGGTGGCGTGGCCGGGCTCGGCTGGATGGTGCCGGCCTTCGTCGGGATCGGCACCGCCGTCGGCGCGTTCATGTTCTGGTGCGTGATGCTGATGCGCAAGGTCGGCATCCTGGTCATGGTCACGCTGGCGGTCTTCGCCGGTGCCGGCGGCGGCTGGGAAGTCGCACGCCGTTGGCGGCGCGGCTGGATCGAGGCCACCGCAACTCTCGTCGTCTCCAAGCTCCTGATGACCGTCATCTTCATCCTGGGGATCTCCGCTCTCGGCGACACCGAGGGCAAGGACGGCACCCAGGCCCTGGCCGACGTCATGGCCGGCATCGTCATCATGTGCCTGGTCCTCCTCGCCCCGTACGCGACGTTCCGCTTCGTGCACTGGGCCGCCGAAGGCACCGACGGCGAATCGATTCACCGCGCCGGTGGAGCCGGTGCACAGGTTGCCCGTCAGCACACTGAGCAGGCGGCCCGCAAGGTCGCGACCATGGCCGCGACAGGCGGTGCCGGTGGAGCGGCAGCAGGATCCGCTGCTCCCCAGGGCCCCGACTCCCTTGCGAGCGGTAGGTTCCCCGGCGATGTCGCCTCCCAGTCGAGCGGTGACGGCGGGCAGAAGCAGGGCTCCCAGGAGGGCGGCAGCATGTCGCCCGCGATGGGCACGCTGACGAAGGCGGTCCAGCCTCCGCCGACCAGCCCGCAGCAGGACTCCAGCGGACAGCCCAGCGGCCCCTCCGGCCAGCCCGGTGGCGGGTCCCCCGCCAGCCCGGACTCCGGCGGCTCGCAGTGGTCGAGCCGGGGTGCCGGTTCCCCGCCTCCGCAGGGAGCCTCCCCGTCGGCCGACGCAGGCCAGGCAACCGGACCGGCGGCCCCGACGCCACCTCCCGCCGGCAACTGA
- a CDS encoding DUF4913 domain-containing protein: protein MSESTDPGQGRLEPIRLADAELDNLEASVRRLMDQSAEQGRLLDTLSAEPLPGMSPFAGMPMPGSRSMPEPPPEPRFILALDGEEYEAELDALTDWVQDVLLDVYGAEVTTSTPWCQQWQEHLDVVGWLHALWMAYQQHMEPEAGLSGPAVWHRDFLTHTIAAVRAPGGPLSACMTDPSRPSHRLLPGPKAPVPTEAS from the coding sequence ATGTCTGAATCCACCGATCCCGGCCAGGGACGGTTGGAGCCGATCAGGCTGGCAGACGCAGAGCTGGACAACCTGGAGGCCTCTGTGCGCCGGCTGATGGACCAGTCGGCCGAGCAGGGCCGTCTCCTGGACACGCTCTCCGCCGAACCACTGCCAGGGATGTCCCCGTTCGCCGGCATGCCGATGCCGGGCTCGCGCTCGATGCCGGAACCGCCCCCCGAGCCGCGCTTCATCCTCGCCCTCGACGGCGAGGAGTACGAGGCCGAGCTCGACGCCCTCACCGACTGGGTCCAGGACGTCCTCCTCGACGTCTACGGCGCCGAGGTCACCACCTCGACGCCCTGGTGCCAGCAGTGGCAGGAACACCTCGACGTCGTGGGCTGGCTCCACGCCCTGTGGATGGCCTACCAGCAGCACATGGAACCAGAAGCGGGCCTGTCAGGTCCGGCCGTGTGGCACCGCGACTTCCTCACCCACACCATTGCTGCGGTGCGTGCCCCAGGCGGCCCGCTCTCCGCTTGCATGACCGATCCGAGCCGGCCCTCCCACCGGCTGCTGCCCGGACCGAAGGCGCCCGTGCCGACCGAGGCATCGTGA
- a CDS encoding GNAT family N-acetyltransferase — protein sequence MLAEERRALSTQHAEPLQIRRTGVDDWPLIEAFHRACTEKSLHSRWGHTQVRQRDWERLSALSECWVATEASAVVGLVSAGPVLSEPGTVDLGLQVADPHHRRGIGTRLIQTAADRARTAGALTLHVYVERSNRPMLALLRQLGPTAEHPVGAHLEVRLRLSLLALPAAPRPARQDPHAHPQEPDRHR from the coding sequence GTGCTCGCGGAGGAGCGGCGCGCACTGAGCACCCAGCACGCCGAACCGCTCCAGATCCGCCGGACCGGGGTAGACGACTGGCCACTGATCGAAGCGTTCCACCGCGCGTGCACTGAGAAGTCCCTGCACAGCCGCTGGGGTCACACCCAGGTTCGGCAGCGCGACTGGGAGCGGTTGTCGGCGCTCTCGGAATGCTGGGTGGCAACCGAGGCCAGCGCAGTTGTCGGGCTCGTATCCGCCGGGCCAGTCCTGAGCGAACCCGGCACCGTTGACCTGGGTCTTCAGGTCGCCGACCCGCACCACCGCCGCGGCATCGGGACCCGCCTGATCCAGACCGCCGCCGACCGTGCACGGACAGCAGGCGCCCTCACCCTGCACGTGTACGTCGAGCGGTCCAACCGGCCGATGCTGGCCCTCCTGCGGCAGCTCGGTCCTACCGCGGAGCACCCCGTCGGCGCCCACCTCGAAGTACGGCTTCGGCTCTCACTCCTTGCTCTGCCGGCCGCACCCCGCCCCGCCCGACAGGACCCTCATGCCCATCCCCAAGAACCAGACCGGCATCGATGA
- a CDS encoding C40 family peptidase, translated as MKALAAAIGLVCLSPLLLAATAAVAAAGSAGRSTTCNTGSGTDAAAVAKAVEAILGSNGSSSQDVRVEGLELPAEQIPHAKTIVATGISLHVPERGQVVALATAIQESRLRNLDYGDRDSLGLFQQRPSQGWGTPEQIRDPVYASTKFYNALLKVPGWESLTITQAAQKVQLSGFPGAYAQWEPLAQALQQAIVKVLPGGGTPTPGGQPPAGGGCEGGGDFGPIPEGTVPEGYEIPKDAPAKVQTAIRWSMGQLGTMYQWGGTCLASHGPDPMGRCDCSSLTQQSYNAAGITLTRTTYTQVNEGSSVPVSGIKPGDLLFTRPGPNGPEHVAMAIGSAKGTPLAIEAPRTGKPVRIVTQASLGDIIAVRRMVPAP; from the coding sequence TTGAAGGCGCTGGCCGCCGCAATAGGCCTCGTCTGCCTCTCCCCGCTCCTCCTCGCAGCCACCGCAGCCGTAGCGGCGGCGGGCTCCGCCGGGCGCTCGACCACGTGCAACACGGGGTCGGGTACCGACGCGGCGGCCGTGGCCAAGGCCGTCGAGGCGATCCTCGGCAGCAACGGCTCTTCCAGCCAGGACGTACGCGTCGAAGGCCTGGAGCTTCCCGCCGAACAGATCCCCCACGCGAAGACCATCGTCGCCACCGGCATCTCCCTGCACGTCCCCGAGCGCGGCCAGGTCGTGGCGCTGGCCACCGCCATCCAGGAATCCCGTCTGCGGAATCTGGACTATGGCGACCGCGACAGCCTGGGTTTGTTCCAGCAGCGCCCCAGCCAGGGCTGGGGAACGCCCGAGCAGATCCGCGACCCCGTCTACGCGAGCACCAAGTTCTACAACGCGCTCCTCAAGGTCCCTGGTTGGGAGAGCCTGACCATCACCCAGGCCGCACAGAAGGTGCAGCTCAGCGGGTTCCCCGGCGCGTACGCGCAGTGGGAGCCGCTCGCCCAGGCCCTGCAGCAGGCCATCGTGAAAGTCCTGCCCGGCGGCGGAACCCCCACCCCGGGGGGACAGCCCCCAGCTGGCGGCGGATGCGAGGGCGGCGGGGACTTCGGGCCGATCCCCGAGGGCACGGTGCCCGAGGGGTACGAGATCCCCAAGGACGCGCCGGCCAAGGTGCAGACCGCGATCCGCTGGTCCATGGGTCAGCTCGGAACCATGTACCAGTGGGGCGGCACCTGCCTCGCCTCCCACGGCCCGGACCCCATGGGCCGGTGCGACTGCTCCAGCCTGACCCAGCAGTCCTACAACGCGGCCGGCATCACCCTCACCCGCACCACGTACACGCAGGTCAACGAAGGTTCCAGCGTGCCAGTTTCCGGCATCAAGCCGGGCGACCTGCTGTTCACCCGCCCCGGTCCGAACGGTCCCGAGCACGTGGCCATGGCCATCGGCTCAGCGAAGGGCACGCCCCTCGCGATCGAGGCCCCACGGACAGGGAAGCCGGTCCGGATCGTCACCCAAGCCAGTCTCGGCGACATCATCGCCGTCCGGCGGATGGTCCCCGCTCCCTGA